caaactctgtcattgtctgtttgtcagagaatattttaagctctccctcatatatgaaggacaattttgctggatataggattcttggttggtggtttttctctttcagtatcttaaatatatcatcccacttcattcttgcctccatggcttctattgagaaatctgcacatagtcttatcaagcgtcCTTTGGGTGTGATGGATCaattttctctggctgctttcaggattccctatctttgacatttgataatctgattattaagtgacttggcataggcctattcagaactgttttgtttggggtacactgtgcttcttggatccgtaattttatgtctttcataagagatgggaaattttcattgattatttcctctattattacttctgccccttttctcgtctcttcttcttctggggcaccaatgacacctacatttcttcatttcatgttgtcatttaattcccagagatgttgttcatatttttccattcttttctgtatctgttcttttgtgtgtaggctttcagttttcttgttctctagtttctgagtgttttcttctgcctcttgagatctgctgttgtatgtctccattgtgtctttcatctcttgtgttgtgcctttcatttccatatattctgcctgttgttttttttgaacttttgatttctaccttatgtacacccagtgttttcattatacacttcatctcttttgccatatctttcataaatttttttaattgatttagtattggttgtttaaattcctgtatctcagttgatgtgtaagttggttcctttgactgggccataacttcatttttcttagtgtaggttgtagttttctgttgtctaggtatatgatttccttggttaccccaatcaggttttcccagaccagaatgggctcaaatctcagaaggaggcaatagtatcatgtctccctgagggtgtgtcttagaatgttgaagcaccctgtgaggcctcaagtcactgtgcttttctgcccagcaggtggcacatgtcagcctgtcactccagaatggtgtaaggaggtgtggcctgtagCTGTttcctaggctctggggtctggttctgaatggaaagagtGTAGTAGAGCTGgggcccacctctttcctcttagggaaggtacccctctagggagaggtcattagtatttgaatagtctctcttcCTGCgccatctccacccttgtctgtcaGAGCACtggaaattgaaaatggctgaggctttctccactgagccaaaaaaagggacagaaatccccccttcagggccagttcacAGCCACCCTCACTTTcatccattggccagagacagcacctggtcctctgggctcccccaccctcccagacaggtcctctggctctccagagtcagtcatcaccaaaaacctctgtctacttgttggggattcatagcttgtattcagcagtccacattcaccaattaaaaccccagttggagctcagctgagctatatttgcttgctgggagagagctgctttcCAGCACTCCAAGGCTTTGCaattcaggccatggggggagggggctcccatcTTGGAttcacagcttttacttacagattttatgctgcaatctcaggcattcttcccaattcaggctggtgtatgatgagtggaccatcacgtttgtccccccgcagttattctggatcatttactagctgttctggttgtctattagttgtttcagggagACCaacagcttccactcctctctatgctgccatcatAGAGCATcctctgtttttgcttttaatatttctttttcttctttcttctcctcagcctgactcacttcaagtgtcttgtcttcaagttgagtgattttttcttctgccagctccaatatgctCTTGTAACTCTACTGGGCATttgtcatttcagttattgtggtattCAATTCCAATAGTTCTGTTTGGCCCcccttattttgattttttttgtttcctttttctttttcttttttctttctttctttttttttttttttttggtcctttttaaaaatttctatctttttacttagactctcatgttgttcattcattattttcctgatatcctttagttctttgtactttccttcctctccttgggcaattttaagaacattttttaaaaggctttgtttagtatgtccacattctttcatttttgttggtgttttctgtattgttttcctcttcctttggatgggctgacatttcctgttcctttgttttgcgcttttttgttgcacactgtacattttaatatttttaaatgttaactctgggatatGCTCCCTGGGATgcatgtttcttgattttgtgacCAGCTGGTAATAagaaagagattttcttgagtttccGCCCTTCTACAGGAAGGTCTGCCCatggtgaatgcagtgtgcaggagtttccctgtctttctggacctctgttttgtcctgggcttgtgctctTAGATGTTTTGgtgttcccctgtttacaggagttttgtTGTCCCTTTTTTTCCCCAGGGGATGAACCTCCCTCTCACAGGTATTTGCAGCTGGagacctttgtcccagactgtccacctctatagaTTTTTATGCTCCATTTTTTGTCTCATGCTGCATTTGCCTGGAGGGTAAGTTCTGGGTGCAGGGTCACCCTGGGGAAAACCTTTCCAAtttggtctttcccagccaaaacagagctGGGGACCCATGAAAGTGGCACAGACTGACTACAAATTCCCTTAGAAGGGGGTCAAGAAGGACATCAAAAATTTCCTGATAACTCCCAAAAGCTGTGCTTTTCTGGCAtgctcagcaaatgcagccctttagcTAACGTGtagtaaataagtgaataaattgaaAATGTGATGAGAAACCATCTAAAAGTTCACTCCAAAATTGTTTACAGTGGACACAATTTGCAGAGTTATcttaatcaagtgatcaaagtGAACATCATCAGTTATGGGACAAATCAAAATCATGGACCACCTGAGAGGATGCAATGAGAACAGAGCATCACTTCTGTGTTTTTCCTGCCAAAAAAGCATAACCTAATCTAATCATGAGAAGACAATCAGAAAACTGTagggatattctacaaaataattggTCCCtggtcttcaaaaatgtcaaagtCATTAAAGTCACGAATAAACTGAGGAACTGATTCAGACTGAAGGAGACTAAAGAAACATAACAACCAAATACAAgtgattctgaattttttttattataaaggaCTTACTGAGACAATTGATAGAATTGAATAGGATCTGAGGGGAGATCTTGTATGAGGTTTCTTCTATATTTTCAGTGTAATATGAGGCCAAGTCATTTCCTGAGAGCAGAAgttgggttggggtggggagtccAATGGGGGTGCTGAGGCTTtcaagagaaaggaggaaaagtgaAATGATAATAGTCATTTTGGACAGTGGGGACATCAACACAGAAGGATTGCAGAGCAGTGACTGAGATGGCCAGGCAGACTTGAGTGTCCATTTCAGATTATTTGCAGTTATGAATTTAAAGTGAGAGCTGTCATGTTGCTTGTGAATTTTTTTCAGCCTATTTCATGCTATTCGGGTACAGGTAAGGATATAGGAAATATTGAGTgccaaatgtttttttaatatctatctatctctctatatcTTTTCCTTCAGAGACATTGGCTGTGATGCCAGAGGGCCCCTGGGAGTTTTCAGAGAGATGAAGACCTCAACCAGGAGCTGATGCTGTGAGGGCTCTTGATTTAGTCACAGGAAAGAATTCAAGAACTAGTCAATGTATACAGCCAAGAAAAGTTTAATGCATAGCAAATGTACAAGCTGGAAAGGGCTGAGCACTCTCCAAGAAGGAGGAGAAGCACTCAGCGGTGTTGGGATTCCTGCATTATAaggacttggggggggggggcttcccATTTTAGTTATGCTAATGAGGGATAGAAGAGCTGTACCTTTCATTGCTTCTTTTTGGGCACTGACAAGAGTGAGGTCTAGGTGTGCATGCGCCAAGAGGAACTTCTTGTTATGGGCCTTAGGGTcacttcccctccctccttccttatcTGCTTGCCTCAGGCGGGTCTTAAACAAGGAAGGACAAGGTATGAGTTGCAAAGTCTTTAATGATGTTTGCATTTGATACAACATGCAAAAATTCAACCTATGGTAAATTAGCCATTACTTCAATATCTGCAAAGTCATCTGCCTCAGGACTTAATCATGATGCAtgaatctaaattttaaaaattaagaaatagtaACAGATCATCTAATCATCTTTGTATTCCTTTTTGATCTTCCAGATGCATATGTGATTTCTTAAAGTGCTATTATAGATTGATATATAAATTGTGGGTCTACTATGTGGAAAAGAGGCAAAaatgagatgcagaaagaaaactGCAGTTAAACTCCACAACCTTGAACATACTGAGAGACATCTTTGCCCTGACAATGGCTTTTCCATGCCACCCTGCGGagaaaggagaaacaaacaaTGAAAAGGTTACAATACCTTCATTGTAATATACATACTTCAGTTCCTTTGGGGAAATGACAAAGTACAGTGTGGAAAATCTTAAAAGCTCTCAAAATCCTTTAAAACAAACTGGCAAGAAAGAGAGTAAGATTCTGAATCTGTTAAGACAGATGTTTCTTCAAGGATCGACATAAACATTGTTTAGCATAAGCCTAAAATTgcaattttcagttctcagtataTCCTTTGGGGTTTGAAAATGTCTCTCACTGCACATGTCAACACCGGGGTAAAACAGTTTTAATTCTTGAAAACATACCATGCTGTAATTCCTTGATCACTGACAATCTTCTTTGCACACTTCACAGCTTGTGTGATGTCATCTTGCAGCAAAACTGAGAAAGAGGcaatgaggaaagaaaacaactgccttagaaattttattataaatttaagtTTTGTGAGTTTTACTTTATTAGGCTGAGGTAGGAATACTAGGAAATTATTTTCCAAGGGTccaaatatctatgaatatggAGGAAAAAATGTTCCCTTCATTCCAGCTCATTGGGCATGAAGTAAAgtattctctttattatttaatGAAGTTGTTGAAATTTCTGGAATTATTAACTAATATGATAGAAGTTCCTCTTTGTACTGGGTGctgtaaaaataaaacttgacTAGTAATTTTTactcagcaattgcacttctaggaaataatacttttttagtattatttcttAGTAAGAAGAAGGAATGCACCCAAAGAGGTATGTACAAGGCTTTTCATAAcaatttataaaaggaaaaaataaagaaacctaAGTGATTATCAGTAGGAGTGGATCATATGTTAgaaaatattcatataatggaattctagtgtttttaaaatgtaaatatacacaGACCTGTATTTGTTGGCATGGAAATAATTTTGAGGCatcaaaagcaaattttaaagcaGTACATATGATacaatttcatttttgtaaagGTATACAATGTTTACATGTTTCTATGTGGGTACATCGTATGTTCATGATTCAGCTTTACATTCTTATACATGATTGATATATATTTGTAAAGAATATGTACCAAAAAAGAATCAGTGGTTATAAATCTCTGGGTAATAAGATTAtagatgaatttttttcttctctgtattttctaatttttattcaatgACCAGTTATTATATAATAcagagtatttaaaaaataaattaactggATTTAGACATGAAGAATATTCTAAGGCTAATCTTCCCTATCAAGAATTTATCACTTAAAAGTGTAACCATATCAAGTTTGCAAAACCCATCCACATTGTATGCACTAAAGATTCCCACaagttatttttattcctatatgagttcaacaaaatatttgttcCACCTGAAATAAACAAATCCCATAAATTAACTAGTTAGCTGTAGTAATGGTTATACAGGAACTGTATTTTTTGGAGATGCAAACTAAAGAATTTGGAAATGATATGTCATAAAGTTTCTAATTTACTTTAAATTCCTgaagcaaatatataaaaaataaatatagacatacacaaatatacatacatacatatatgaagcagatatggcaaaatgttagcaattattaaaaatacttaatGCACACATGACTGTTTATTATACTGTCTCTAACTTTCTATGTATTTagaaaatttcataataaaaagcaaaaacacacTAAAAAGGACCACACAAATATCCCTAAATccctcctccaccacccccaaaataaatgagaagATGGCATTGTTCTTGACAAAGCATTAATAAGTCTGTTTATAGTAAATTAATAGGCCACTCCAAAAGCTTTTATATACTAAGAAACACCAAACTTCTATGATCCCAGACCTTTAATTTCTTACTTAGGGAATTATGGGGTAAATAACACTGACTATCTAGAACCTGAGATGGAGCTTTTCTAGATGCCTGATGAACCCTTCCAGGCTTTCACATTTGTGCTGTTTTTATTCTTGTAATACAACCCAGTGCCATCACTCATACATTAGTGTCTTACCGCTGCAGGATATACCACAGGAGTTAACTGCATTTGGGGTTTTGCCATCATTACACCAGTAGCGGCTATTGATCTGAAAAATCCCATAATCGGTGCTTTGGGGTCCGGAATTGTAGTTTGTAGCTTTTGTGTTATAACCACTCTCCCATTTGGTCAAACACATCCCTGAAAAGAATTGTTTTTAGTAAAAGGGCACAATACCAAATCATTTATGCTGTATACCAAAATCAGTTCTATTTAGCTAATGCTATTTTACTaatgatttattttatgtttaaagaTGTATTCAacttgcaaaatattttaacactTAAGAGTTAATGGGCCCCAAGAGAATCCTTGTGTGATGCAAATCACCTTATAACACTAATGACACAagataaaatacttttaaaaatatttaaaaggatggttttttccattgcttttaCTCTTTCCCCATCCTTTAAGCAACATTTGGCCTAGATTTGAAAAATCAGCAAGAATGTTGAGTGGATTTTGTACATTCACAGTTTGAAACTACCCAAACAGAAAAAACTTTTGACTATAAGAAATAAGAATTGTCTGAGAGAAAGGAAGTTTCTTAGAATTGCTAAAGGTAGATTTGAATAGCCAAAATCTGGAAGACAAGAGTTAGAGAATAAGAAAGACTATTTCTTCCACCCACTCATTCATCCTAAAATAGGGATTCAGAGGAAATGTTTTAATTCAGTCTGAGAAGTACTTGATTATGCTGACAAATATGGACTAAAATGTAAAGTGACTGTTATTCGGGGCACAACTTGTATTatgtggaagaaaatgaaaaatagttaATTCAGCAAGGTGAATAAGAATAATAGCACATTATTTCATGTTCAGTTTCAGAGATCTTTATATAAAACAGGGTTTGAGGGGAAATAGGTTCCTACTGCCCTTTGTATGGAGAGTTCAACGTAATTTTGAAATCTTTTCTGTTAAAAATCCCATATCAGGgcaggagaattaaaaaaaaaaaaaggacttgtCACTCTAGGTTTCGGACCTGGAGTTCTAAATGAGAAGTGGCTGGAGTCAAGTATGGAGGATGTGATAGAGATATTACAGGTCCTCAAATGTATCTTTTAGTCAGCATACAGATGCCATTGTGTCTGAGACACCTGGCAAATTCAGTGGAACTGGAAGAGAATAAAAGTTCCCATTGTACTTGGAATGGTAGGAATTTTGCCTTTCCATGCCCTTATTTCTGCAACTGGTATCTCTGACTATGCAGGAACAAGTTGATGTTTTAAACCATTGCAAGAATACAAagcttcaaagaaataaaaaaaaaaagtccatttaatCAAATCCCCCTTTCTTTGTCCTCCTCTCCTAGCACCTTTTCCCCCTCTGGAAGTATGAAGGAGAGCAGACTTACAGTTCGCCAGGCTGACGCCCTTGTAGCCATCCAATCCAAGGTTTTTCAGAGTTTTGGCCAATGCACACCTTTCAAACGTCTTGCCCTGGACAGAGGCAGAAAGGAGGAGAAGCCCCAGAACGAAGAGAGCCTTCATGTTGACTGGGAAGCTGATCTCTATGCTGAATAGGGCAAGCTGGCCTGGTATTTAACATCCATTAACTTCCTTCTCCTAATCTTTTGTGTTCTCCACCCTTCAACCTACACGGAAAGCAGGAACTGTTTATTGTTCCACCAACATTAAAAGGATTTTTGAAGACAGATACCCTTGATAAAGATCAAAGCATATGTACATGCCCATTGCATACAATGACCAATCCTGAGAAAGAGCTTTATTTCAAAGtgtaaagcaagaaaaggaagcaTATGAGCCTCAGATCTGTTTTCCCAGAATGCAGGAACTTTGAGAGTTTTATATTATTCAAACAAAGACCAGCAGGCTTAGGATAATTTGTATAATGACTCGAGATGACAAATTTAGACATAATTTAGTTATTGGGCATGTGCACATTGACTACATGCTTAATCACAGGACATCTGTAAGACAATGGTGGTCTTCacatgatgatgggcatgatttttagtattataatgaggtataagtCGCCTATAGTTTATGGTTtgagctactgcacatgtcaggtgggccaattCTGGTTAGTACTAGCTTTATCTAGTAGCATAGTTTAGGAATCGGGGGTGTGTTGGCTCTGaactgactcaagttccttcactAATAATCACTTACGGGCTGTTACAAGATCAGAAGACTTCAAAGCTGCAAAACAAGATAAGGTGGTACAGAGGGGCCAGTTACAAGTTATCATGAGTCTTTACAATTACAAAGCAAGATTACACAGTTACATAATAAAAACATCATCATCAATCATCAAGGCATCTGGGTTATAGTTCAGTGAGTTTTAGTAGTTACAGATATTTGCTTCTGGCTACATAAAATGTTAGCATgtatctgggttacagttcagtgaattgtagtagtttcaggtatttattttatattagaaAGTAAAAAAGCATCTAGATAATGATTCAGCAACTATATTCATCTGTTAactcttttttatatatatctcaattatatttttatactctccagtttattttgaaaacaatcttttctgatatatatccaaatgaatttgaaattacagttatcttaaagtacacagaaattacctatattctcCTTTAAATTAAACAGTGATAAAAGAACACCTAACTTATTATTTAAGGAATTCAAAATAACAGAGTgctctttttccagctttttaaactaCTTTTCCCATCTA
Above is a window of Choloepus didactylus isolate mChoDid1 chromosome 8, mChoDid1.pri, whole genome shotgun sequence DNA encoding:
- the LOC119541898 gene encoding lysozyme C, tracheal isozyme-like — its product is MKALFVLGLLLLSASVQGKTFERCALAKTLKNLGLDGYKGVSLANWMCLTKWESGYNTKATNYNSGPQSTDYGIFQINSRYWCNDGKTPNAVNSCGISCSVLLQDDITQAVKCAKKIVSDQGITAWVAWKSHCQGKDVSQYVQGCGV